The Dioscorea cayenensis subsp. rotundata cultivar TDr96_F1 chromosome 18, TDr96_F1_v2_PseudoChromosome.rev07_lg8_w22 25.fasta, whole genome shotgun sequence genome includes the window AGCAGTTCTCGGAGCTTCGTTCTTAttcgatgctacttgggctagtgatCCGTCCGATCGCTGCGTTACATTCTGCCTTCCATTTTGTTCTTGGGCTCTTCTCTCATTACTTGGAAGTCCAAGAAGCAAACTGGTGTTTCTCGATCTAGCACTAAAGCAGAGCTTCGCGCTATGGCTACTACTGCtgaggagattgtttggttgcgtTGGTTTTTGCATGATCTTGGTGTTGTCTCACATGCTCCTACTCCTCTACATTGTGACAACACCGGTGCCATTCAGATCACTTTGAATCCTGTCAAACATTCCCTCtccaagcatattggtgttgatgctttcttcttgCGTGATCAGTACAGCAAAGGCATTCTGGCTCCCCAGTTTGTTCCTTCTGAGCGTCGACTGCATGGATCTGTTTATTAAATCTCGACACGGGCACAACATGATTTTTCTCTTGTCCAAACTCTCGATGTTTGATCCCCGTGAGTTTTTTGGGGGTGTTAGGGAATACTGATTTGTGTATACAgttgtatatctatatttgtatagctaccttatttatataactgtgtatctatatataccttgtacattgtaggttttgtgttaatgaaaaattgattaatcttttccacctaacaaTGATTAGCGATGTAAGAGAGGTTATTCGAAAATTAAATCGTATTAATGATGATCTCAGTTCCGTTATTAGCATGTCAAGGTTTTTTGTGGAGTTGGGAAAGAAAGCTGACAACAACATTGAGGTGGTGCTACAATGTTCAAATCAGAATTCAAGAGTGACTACATCTTCTGTAAATGTGAGTAAAATTTGTGGCCGAGATAGAGAACTAGATATTTTggcaaaattaattaaagagcCTGGTGGTGATTGAAATGTGAATGTCATCCCAATAGTTTGGATGGGTGGGATTGGCAAGATTACTCTGGCTCAACATGCATtcaacaatgaagaagttgcaAAATGTTTTGATCAAAAGGTGTGGATTTGTGTGTCAGATGATTTCAATAGGTCAAAGATCCTTCAAGGCATGGTGAGCTCTCGTACTGTTTCTAAATCTGAAAAATTCTCCCACTACAGAAATTCGGACCTTTTAGAAGGtgaactcaaaagaaaattacaAGGGAAAGTTTATTACTAGTGTTGGATGATGTGTGGTCTTCAGAATTGGAAAAACTCCTCATCCCTCTACAAGCTTCTCAAATGAGGTCTGCGAAAATTGTGGTGACAACCAGAGAATCAAAAGTGTTGAGAAagcaagatgaaaaaaataaaattgtgctAAAAGGTTTAGAGGATGATGACTACTGGGAATTCTTTGGAAGTTGTGCATTTGGTGGTACAGAGGCTAATGAACATCCAAGCTTGCAAATTATAGGTAAGCAGACAGTAATGAAATTGAAGGGATCACCTCTTGCAGCAAAGATAGTAGGAAGATTATTGGAATAGAACATGAGCAATGAGCATTGGATGGATGTGTTAAAAAGCAACTTATGGGAATTAGGAACTACTGCAGATGATATTATGGCAGGCCTAGTGCTATGTTATAATCATCTAACTGAGCATCTCCAAcaatgtttcatgttttgttctGTATTTCCTAAAGATTATGAATTTATGGCATCTGATTTGATAGAAATGACAATTGCATAAGGTTATGTTGTTGAACCAGAAGCTACTTCAAAGACTTTGGAAGAGATGGGACAGGCATATTTTGATAAACTGCTATCTAGATCTTTTCTCAAAAAAACTTCATTGTCGATGTGCACAATCCATGACTTATTGCATGATTTGGCACAATCAATTTGTTTGGGTGAGTGTGTTGTTTACCATGGTCAAACTATAAAAGAGAAGGCTATTGTTCATCATTTGTGTTTGCAAAGCATAGTCAGTCTAAGATCGGTATGGAATGTTGAGAGCTTAAGGACACTTGTGGTACTTAAAGGTGAACTATGTCAAAAAGATTTTGAAGCATTGAAAAGCATTCGAGTATTGATCTTACTTGGTTCTCAAACACAAAACTGTTCCTATAATATTGGTCATCTAAGACACTTGCACTATTTGGAAATATCTGAACCTAAcatcaacttgtttgataaATCACTATGTAAGCTTTACCATCTAAGAGTGTTACCAGATTTGGATGTATTTTCTGAAAATTTGCATAATCTCATAAATCTTCAAACTTTGGATTCTAATAGATATTGCGAGTTCCCTTATTTTGAGAAACATGTATCGTTAAAAATCTCTCACTTGGCAAAGGACAAGTATAAGATATCACAATTGAGAAACATGAGCAAACTAAGAGGACTCCTTATAGGTGACCTTGTTAAAATTGAGGATAGGAAAGAAGCTGAGAAAGCCAATATAAAGGGAAAAAGTCACCTTGAGGTTCTTGTCCTAGGTTGGAATGCTTCGTAGAACCAAATCCAAATCTTAAACATCTTCAGATAAGCGGATATCAAGGTTACACAAATCCTAACTGGTTTATGCCGTTTAAATTGCGTAATCTACAAAGTTTGGACTTAATTCATTGGTGAAGCACGCTATATCTTCAAACAATTAGTCAACTTGCCTTCCTCTCTCGCCTCCGCTTATATGCAGTGGATGTAACAATTGATATTAATGATGAAGTGACCATACTATTCCCAGCCAAGATGCTGGAAATGCGTCATTCATCAGTATTGTTTGAGGGCATGTCATCATCATTATCCTCACAAAGACGCAGCAGCTTCCCCTACATCTCTCATATCGACTACCACGATTGTCGTGGAGATGGCTTTAAATTGCCCTGCCACATATTTTCAACTgtgcaaaatttatttataaaatgttcTCAAGGGCTCTACAACCATTTTTGAAGATGCTTGATTTTTCTTAAGCATTTGACTATTTATTCTGAAACTTTGGTATCCTTTATGGGAGAAATGAACACTTTCAAGTCACTGTCTTATCTATCCATCTGTGGCTCTCAGGAGCTCAATTCCATTGGGGGTTTACATTTTACATCCTCCTTACACTTCTTGAAGATCCAATTTTGCTCAAATTCACATATTGGTTGAGTGAAGGAATGGATCAGGAAGCATTGCCACAGAAGCTAGATTATATCTACATAGAAAGTTGTCCAAAATTGGAATCTCTGCCTATTTGGTTGCCTCATCTTCCCTCTTTGGAGACACTGGCAATTATTGATTGCGCTTTTATCCGGTCATTGCCAGATGATGGCTTACCTCCTTTTCTTAAATCATTGCACATTAGAGATTGTGGCCAAGGGTTTGTGGAACGGTGCCAAGAAGAGAGTACTTGTGAATGGTTCATGATCCACCACACACCTAATCggagaatatataaaatttatttacaaataaatgACGGACATATATACGTCAAATTTCTACTGGCACTTCTTTGTACGAATGCAATGCACATTCCACTTCTTGCCTTGGATTTGTTTTCCCATGTTTTACCATTTAAATGTGACCATTTCCCCAATCGTTTACTATAGGAAAATTCAAGGAAGTGCCTCTTGATTTTTAGCACCAGTAAAGAAGGACTACTTGGGTTTCTGACTTTATAATGCTCTTTATGGGCAAGTAATATCCATTTCCTTTGTTGCATTCAACCAAATCTGTAAGCATTTTTTTCCTTCCATCCAAAAGTTTAATTTCAGTTATATGTGTGATTATGTTTTCCATACCTATTGTTTTGGGGTCATGCAATATTCTTGGCCTTGCTATGTATACGTGGTTATGTTTGTAATAATGAACATATATGGTGAAAGTATGCTTGATGATAAGATTTCACCATCTTCTTAGTAAGGATTCTTATTATTTACACTATGTATTCTTATTCCAGTGTTTTCATAGCTCTCTGTAAATTCCTTactcaatttattttaataattcctGTATGTTGAATTCCTTTTTTTGACTCATGTCTTCCAGACATTTTTCTTGATTACATATTAAGTTAATCTGAACATTGTaagtttataaaagaaaagaattgattTATGAAATTTTCGCATATAAGATTATTGAATTTCTCATTCAGATTAGTATTTGTACAGTCTCAATATTGCATATAAGATATGATATCCTATCTGAGTTTTGCCACAAATTTTTGATATTGAATGCTCTCTAAGTTTTGAGCTTACTGAATAAAGCTTCGAAGCATtgatcaacttaattaattgagttttaCCCTCTAgagagaaaataagaaaagtgattaaatttatttatttagattttatttaaaatattttgcacTGAAGATTATTATGCAGACTCATTTTCAGTTTTATATGTTTGTCGgtcttaatattattaattttctgaTAATGTCCTATATGCACCCATCTTTTAGTTTAAAACTTGAAACTGTTCTTGTACATTTCGCTTGTGATGATGCTGTTATCATACTTTAATATGAGAGCTCAATCATTTTCTATCATAAATGTTGCTGCAATTAATTGTTGGTTTTCGGTTTCTGGTTGTCtgattgcatttttttttttttttttgaaaaaatttgaaacaagtATTTTGCaccttttttaaattttccttCAGTTGTCAAAAGACTATTCCTGGGTTTGAATTGGCAAAGTCGAGGTTTTGTGTTGTATCCATTGCCCATAAAGGACTAATCTGTCTAAATCATCACTAATGAAATCTCTTTTAAGTTATTGTGGTCAAGTATTACAGAACAAGAATTTCACACCTCTATTCATCAAAGGTGAGATGCGAAGTGCCAATTGCGAGTGTTAAACAAGATTTCAGTTGGAGACTAACTAAATTAGTTAACATATATCCCAATACAATGCTTTGTATTGACACCTATATGTATCAAATGCTATATATGGACAGTAAAGTTTTTCTTGctattttttcttctatatATGAAGAGACGGTCAAAAAGAGGAGACTGTACTTAATCTAGAAATTGAGCAGTCTCCAATAATTCTATAGAAGCAAGCTGCACAAGATTTACAGACAAAGTAATATTAACTCAGAGTGTGAAGAAAAGTCATACAGTGCCATTACACAAGGGGGATTGGGCATTCCTTGTTGCTTATTGGAAAAATGATAAACTCCATTTTAGTAGCATGGGGTTTCTTAATTAAGAATTCTATCTTACTAGCCATGATGATCATTATACCTTTGATTTGCACTTAATAACTGAGCACCAATGGGTGATAGAACAGAGAAACTGCAGATGGTGTGTTGAACGGCAGGACTGCTTTCTCCCAGGGGAAGTATAAAATAGTATGCTTTGCAATGTAATTAAGTTAAAGTgtttaatgtttcatatttattttttggaccCTGAATATAAGTTTCTTTGTGTTTGGAATGGAAACGGGAAAACATATTGATGATACTTATGTGAGTGGCCGGAGAATAATTGTATTTTACCATATATTGTTCCCGAGTAATGCTATATCTTCCTACTAGCTTTCCCGAATTGATTAACTAAATGGGGTGGCAACTTACATGCATCCATCTCCTCTGGACATTCTCTTTCCTAATCagccatttaaaaaataaaaataaaacaaaaaaggatGGAAAGGGATTAAGGCCCTAAATCTCGCCCCCCGACTCCCGTCCCCCTATTGCCGTCTTGGCTTCCCTCTCATCGTCATCATTCCTTTGGATCACAACGTCACTGTCGTAGTCTTGTCCCAGCTAACGTCTTCGCAGTCACCGTTGTAATCCCATCCGGACTAACTCCTTCATCGTTGCCGTCGCCGTTGCAGTTTTGTCTGAATTAACGCCTTCACAGTCGCCGTCCTGGCCCGTCTATAGCTGTCGCTGACTGAGTGAATGAAGGAAAGATCCGATTTTTGgaggtttttatttgttttttgattAGGAAAGGAGGGACAAGTTAAGGTTTGTTAgtgttcttcatgttctttgaGAAGGAGTTTTGGTGATTTTGAGTGCCAAGTTAAGGCTTGTTAGTGtttttcattatgctttctctctctctcaagaaTAATGTGAATaagtttcatgtttttgttttcttaaaggAGAGATTAATGAAAGtttttttcattatgttttcagTCTTTATCTCAAGAATTATGTGaataagtttcttttttttttttttgttttcatgaaggAGAGATTAGTGAAAGTAtttttcattatgctttctcTCTTTATCTCAAGAATTATGTGAATaagtttcttgtttttgttttcatgaaggAGAGAATGAAGAGGGTCATCATAGTAATTAACAaaactttaatttcattatgTCTTAAGGATTGTCAGTTACCATTGTGACAAGGATATGCTGTGAGGGAGTTTGCGAAGCTTGGAGTGAATCCGGGAAAGCTTGCTATTATTTCCAAGGAAGAGGTATGCATTTCTTTGCTTATCATTACCTCTATCTGATTATTATGTAGTGGTTGTTTTGATGGATTTAAAGGAATTCTTGTGTATTAAAAGAACTAATGAAGAACTAATGATATTCTTGAACAGGAGGTATTTCAAAAACATGCATTCAATTTTACCAATGATTCATCTTCCATATCCATATATTCAATTGAACATGAGGTACTCAATCATGTATTGGTGTTCTTGCAGGATATTATATCTACACCTGATGCAATGGAGGAAACATTAAAGAGCTTATTGTAATGTTAAGCTTGAGATGTATGTAGTGTGGGTTTTGTTTTGAAGAGTTATGAAGCTTGAGATGGAGGAGATGTATGGATTAGGCTACTTCTATAATTCAGCTGCTTATAAACATGGCTTTGATTgataatcaaaaccttattgtgtgtgtgtatcaTATTATCCTAGAATTTTCTAATATCTGTGTGTGTGGGagcttgtgtttttattttggtgCTCCTTATTTTCGAATATAATGATGCATTTAGTTTGGTCGTTGTCCATCCTTGGAGCTTGTTGTAGATGTAGAGACAAAGATTGCTGACTAGTTTAGTTATTTGTTGAATTCTAGAGaaaagtgatatatatatatatattggatttttATGTCCAAATCTTCATTTATGTGTTTCTGGTTTGCAAAGTGAGCAGAGTTTATCTCTTGGCCACAAGTTCATGCCTGGTAGTAGGAAAAATATGGTAAACTCTTTATGTAAATATGTATTGGTGTATCAATCATATTTTACGGGTTACAATGAAGAATAAATTGTATTGAAGATAGAAAATTTACTGCAAgataacttaattaattagcagattatgtttaatttaaaatgtagtagtaatcataaaaaaaatatatatttgataagctatataagaaatttatcattaattaattaagttctaAACATTGAACATTAATTTATGCAACATTCACACATTTGAAACTTTTGATATAACACTTCTGACAACATGATCATCAAAAATCCAATACAATTGAGCTTTCCACTCCCTGACAAACTTCCTGAAGCCTTGCTCACACTAACTGTAAAATTTTTCTGATTTATCACCTGAAACTGGAGAATTTTTTGCTACACTATCACCAAAATTGCTTTGGGTGCTTCAATCCGAGCCTTGTGCGAGTTTGTCAATGCATTGTCAatatctctttcttattcttccctATTGAATTGCACTTTCACCAAAATTCTTGAAATAACCACAATCCAAATCCAATCCTGCAAATCAACACAAACAAATCAATCACTTCATAAACAAAAACTCAACAACATGAATTCAGAATTGAAATAGTACTTAAAACAAACTAACCAACACTGAGAGATTGAGCAATAACATCAACAGGAGAATTATGAAGCCACTTATGATTCTCAGTAATAACCAAAATAGAATCACAATCAGAAACAATATAACCATGAAGATCCCACTCTTCTCTAAAAGTCAGAGACATCAACCTTGGATTAGCACAATCAGGAACACCATTAATCTTATTATAAGAACACAATATACTACTCCCATCACCATCATAGTACCGCAAGCCATATAGGTAGCCTGTGTAATACTAGCTTCAATGTCATAAATCAGTTTGAGATCAATAGCTTTGGATGGATCCACATGACCATTGCCAACTGTAAAGATATTCACATCTTGGTGTTCCTCATCCAATCCTACATAGTTCAGaaacaaattcaaatcaaacaacCAAATTGCACCAAGGCTAACACCCAAATCTCCAATATTACAACAAAATCCATatcaatacaagaaaaaaatgaaaatcaaacaagaCAAAGTATCAAATGATAGATCAAGAGATGAGAATCCTTGTTTCGATCCAAAGAAGAAAGCAAGAATAGCCGAACATAAAGCTCAAAAAATCTCactaaaacccaaaaaaaaccctagactagaagagagagagagacgtaTGAATGGATTCCCAGTGGTTTCTTGAAAGCCAAGAGCTTTACGAGACGTCAAGATGAAGAACCATCCTAGGatgaatcaaagaaacaaagcatcaacgcaataaaataaaaaacaatcacAAGATTTTCAACAAAACTGAGGACTTGATCCGGGGGGCCCATGATGCTAGTAGACGAAGCCATTGGAAGGAGGAGATAGGCCACGGTGATACCATAAGGGGGAGTTGGGAATGGATTGGCGATGGAGAAAGAGGAGCCAAGACCAGAACGGTGATAGCCGAGATGGGACGGCGACGGCGAAGGCGTTAGCCGGAATGGGACTGCAACAATGGTAGTGTTATCTGGGATGAGGACAATGACGTTATGATCCGGAGAAACGATGACGATAAGAGGAAAACCGGGATGGCGAGAGGGGGACGGGAGTCGGGAGCAAGATTTAGAGCTTTAATCCCTTTCCatccttttttgttttattttttttataatgctgaTTAGGAAAGAGAATGTCTGGAGGAGTTGGATGCCATGTAAGTTGCCACCTCATTCAGTTAAGCAATTTGGGAAAGCTAGTAGGaagatatagcattactcattgTTCCCAACTGCCTAACCAGAtgaatgagtatatatatatatatattatcctgCTTCTTCACATGCTTTAAGTTTAGAATAATTATAAGCACGCCCTATTCTGTAGGCTCTAGTTGAAGAATTAGACCATTACTTGAAGACAAAATATGGCTAGATGATGACGAAATTTTCAAGCAATTTTTGAAACAAGGAAAAGTTATGAGGGTCCCTACCTTTGAGTGAAGGCAGCTGAAAATGGAAGGGGAACTACCAGCCTTAAGATGTCATTTAGACGAGAACGCATAGAAGTTTTGTGAATAGAATGGGCAAAGAAAAATTGTATCATACTATACTACATAACTACTTCCaatcacatatttttttattatttatttttaacatattttatggCACTTGACATGCTTCAAGTTGCAATTGACTGCAAGCAACCCTTGTTTGTAGGTTCAAgatgaagaaatcaagaaacaaagttttaaaaacAGTGCTTGATTATCATGAAATTTCATCCAAGCTTTTGGACCAAGGACATGTTACAGGGTTCCGTTGCATGAGGTTTGAGTGTTGATGTCTCGAAATGCAATAGTATGCATAATTTTATTTCCTTCCTTGCACTTCACATGCTTTAAATTGAGATTGaatgacaaaaattttacattttttttgttgtaggcTTCAGTTGAAGAAATAGACTAACAACGTGCTAAAGTCAATGTGCTCATCCATGATTGAATTTCTAACCAAATATTTCATCTAAGGAAATGttgaagacaaaataaaacaggAAGAAGTGATTTAGAGgccaaaaatatggaaaataatggCTAAAGTGAGCCATAGTTGAGTTGGAAGGGATGAATAAGGCTGCAGATTTTATGAGCATAAGAAGTGAGAAATTTCGGGGTCATTTGGCATCgtttctatggtttttttttccacttctattttatttttgtttgtttttgatttattatcaattttttaaaacaaaaatatgtttggatacactaactgttgtgtattttaaaaagttgTAAAGAAAAAGATGTTTTGTTAACCCAAAATTATTATAAcgcttttttttatctttttttcaaattcctattaaaaatttttttataaaactttaattttcatattactttacttgattatgttattaaataaaattaatataaattgcatcatttgaaactaaaaaatattttaatgtttgctttaaaaaatttaatatgtatatatatatattaaaattagatccatccgatttttttttttaaaaaaaaggagaggagGGTTAATATAGAGACATAGTCAAACAATaagtttttacaaatatttcttcaatatatatatacatatatgttatatgttatatcgtagtttataaaaatcaagggtcaaacaataattttcacaaataatttctataaatataaattttactatataaactaatttgtaaaatatcaagccaaaataataatttttagaaattattaatattaatttgtaaaaaaattgatattttttaaaaaaataaaaattaaaaggagagagagagagagagagagagagagagaggggagtAGAAGAAGAGTAGAAGAGGAAGGGTTTCATGGTGGGAGGAAAAGTTTTGAAAACGTTTCCAAAAcagttgaaaacaaaaaattgttgttttttgttttatttttttaaacatgagAATTGTTACtggaatttttgaaaacaaaaacaaagtgccaaacatgttttttcatttttgttcttaaaatatgaaattgaaaacaaaaaataggaattGGCAATAATACCAAATGACCCTTAGTGATTCAATCACtcaaatttgtgatttatccattcgttcagaaagaaaaaaatttaaaatttttaaagttggAAGACGTATATATGAAAGATACAAGTGATTCATTTTCCCTATACTATAAAAGACAATGGGAGTTCACTCATCTTGATGATGTACATGTAAAACTATGAAGtatgatgattttatttaacaatatataatgAGCTAGACAGCAAGATTAAGCCATGCAGATATATAATGAGCTTAAAAAATGAACCACTTGGAGGACAACtctaacaaaatttaattaacaatgcCTTAGCGAAATTCTTGCATTCATGTAATTCAttcagaattttaaaaattttagattcAGAATTTAATAAACCATGCtgattgacacaccccttgcgtgtgtgtactgcaagtgcacaggttatcgaagtaataaaataccccggtgagtgggtagtcgaatccacaaggaatagatgTTCAAAAACAAggagtattgctatttagctagagtgaaaaccaatttgtgatttgattcaaaatattaatgcaaataaaagtacaagagaaaagaaaaggcaagaagaataaaaaaagctaatcaatgaaaaaatggggtacccggacaatgcttaccctaggacaattgttttaagtataagactaatattatgccttctaattgaagtttaatgagtcatggaaatccaaagacacatggtcctaaacctaaggtcaactgtgactagccctcaacactatgccccggcggaaagggatactctcaacacctcacattatgTAGGACTACTTGatgttctagggactccaagtgatgaaccctattccctaacttagatctaaccctttagtccagtcGAAAGagccctaatcacaattaagccccaacactaagaatcactcaacacttcactttgttgcttgtgcaactaaaccccagtggagtttgtctcttagcacttcactctatcatgaccgcaaagaactcttagaacatggaggtagaataaatcatgtCGGtagggaaagggggcgctccgctACTTCTTGACttatcctctcaaccctcttcagtcttgctaagtctaacccaagtaaagttgtcaccccttcaaaaggttacctagatggattctcaaccctagtgtcactctaagggaaaatcacaacaataagcatgcaagattgaaactcaattaaaacatcaattaaagaaacataacagaagttaatgaaacaaaatcgacctagggtttacaagttcaagcacccactaggggtttagttctccatagagcaatacaaaatcaaaaatgaaataaaaaataagtgcaagcaatccatagagataacctcTTATTGtccgtgtcaatggtcttcaagagccacCTCGTTTactccaaagattccttcgtcaagcctagggcacaaccCGCCGAATCAAAGCTATCagaagcttccccaataactttcCCCCAAAGGAAATCGATGTTTAATGCCGTAGGAACGCTCCAAAATCCCCacaaaaacctctcaaaaccctagcagcgCTCTCCCCAAAGgataggcaaaagatgggaagaagatccccaaaacaaACTTGcgaagcggtatttaaagggctgaaatcaggcatccacatgcccctgtagaaattccacatgggcgtgtggatttccaggcttCTCATTTCTTGcgcactgtgaacagtaactagtATAGTAATTTTGCCACAGTGATTTGCTGCAGTGAACTACTGCgatacttttgctacagtgctcctgacttcaatttcttcatcgatgCCGTATGAttaggcacacatccatgtggtaaaTCATCTTGCATCTTTACCTTCAAACACATTGATGACGCCcttgacaatgttacacaagtcggaacatatgagtatgactacctttgtgcccccccaatttgtgtattcacttgaacaaattagaggttagcacacacccatatgtctatgagcacaactt containing:
- the LOC120282782 gene encoding putative disease resistance protein RGA4 is translated as MGGIGKITLAQHAFNNEEVAKCFDQKVWICVSDDFNRSKILQGMVSSRTVSKSEKFSHYRNSDLLEELEKLLIPLQASQMRSAKIVVTTRESKVLRKQDEKNKIVLKGLEDDDYWEFFGSCAFGGTEANEHPSLQIIGYAVREFAKLGVNPGKLAIISKEEEDIISTPDAMEETLKSLL